A single Camarhynchus parvulus chromosome 5, STF_HiC, whole genome shotgun sequence DNA region contains:
- the RASSF7 gene encoding ras association domain-containing protein 7 isoform X3, producing the protein MGSRGSCVESRSKPPAKKWSSPWHGPLTGRYVLVQKLREKERQLLPLECPLESLAKCGQYANDVQFILRRTGPSMAERPSSEGAPQAPERTFIRASLPIKPRLTSIDGPRSREPKKSMTFSLGPTGSSDLFTVSRWRHQTRDGLDLEAGGVVQPSKEELFRRVLQQQEQLHSLEAHRDTLEMDLRLWERSRLAGQENEILYLEQVVRRNETELGEEEFWQSELRLEKECERERQERVRSLRASLEEYTQRIYELSVRTEALQEEIQWEMAERAKRGKEISMPSPIELEDMATKMKRDLEAKVKQGTQLESNLASVEKALEEAEKNLQAQTQELEELNKELRQCNLQQFIQQTGATVTVLQARSEEDAQPEPSPCELPAYRRNGGFSPTAGTDLPPQVSTKQLLGHPRTLPEPLVSSLNPEVVSTRQSIWR; encoded by the exons ATGGGATCCAGAGGGTCGTGTGTGGAGTCTCGGAGCAAACCACCTGCCAAGAAGTGGTCATCGCCCTGGCACGGGCCATTG ACGGGCCGCTATGTGCTGGTGCAGAAGCTGCGGGAGAAGGAGCGGCAGCTGCTGCCGTTGGAGTGTCCCCTGGAGTCGCTGGCCAAGTGTGGGCAGTATGCCAACGACGTGCAGTTCATCCTGCGGCGGACGGGCCCCAGCATGGCCGAGCGGCCCTCCTCGGAGGGTGCTCCCCAGGCTCCCGAGAGGACGTTCATCCGGGCCAGCTTGCCCATCAAGCCCAGGCTCACCAGCATAGATGGACCCCGTTCCAGGGAGCCCAAAAAATCCATGACCTTCAGCCTGGGTCCTACAGGCTCCAGCGACCTGTTCACCGTCAGCCGATGGAGGCACCAAACACGGGATGGGCTAGACTTGGAGGCTGGTGGTGTTGTCCAGCCCTCCAAGGAGGAGCTTTTTAGGagagtgctgcagcagcaggagcagctgcattCCTTGGAGGCCCATAGGGACACCCTAGAAATGGACCTACGGCTCTGGGAGCGCAGCCGGCTTGCTGGGCAGGAGAATGAGATCCTCTATCTGGAGCAAGTGGTGCGGAGGAATGAGACGgagctgggtgaggaggagTTCTGGCAGAGTGAGCTCCGGCTGGAAAAGGAGTGCGAGCGGGAGCGACAGGAGCGAGTGAGGAGCCTGCGGGCCAGCCTGGAGGAGTACACCCAGAGGATCTATGAGCTGAGTGTCCGGACTGaagccctgcaggaggagatcCAATGGGAGATGGCTGAGAGGGCCAAGAGGGGGAAGGAGATCTCTATGCCCAGCCCCATAGAGCTGGAGGACATGGCCACCAAAATGAAAAGGGACTTGGAGGCCAAGGTCAAGCAAGGCACCCAGCTGGAAAGCAACTTGGCCAGTGTGGAGAAGGCCCTGGAGGAAGCTGAAAAGAACCTGCAG GCCCAGACCCAAGAGCTGGAGGAGTTAAATAAGGAGCTGAGGCAGTGCAATTTGCAGCAGTTTATTCAGCAGACGGGGGCCACGGTGACCGTCCTGCAGGCCCGGTCCGAGGAGGACGCCCAGCCGGAGCCGAGCCCGTGCGAGCTGCCAGCCTACCGGAGAAACGGAG GTTTTTCTCCCACCGCTGGTACAGACTTGCCTCCCCAGGTCAGCACCAAGCAGCTCCTTGGCCATCCCAGGACCCTGCCGGAGCCCCTGGTGTCCAGCCTGAACCCCGAGG TTGTATCAACCAGGCAGAGCATCTGGAGGTAG
- the RASSF7 gene encoding ras association domain-containing protein 7 isoform X1: MELKVWVDGIQRVVCGVSEQTTCQEVVIALARAIGQTGRYVLVQKLREKERQLLPLECPLESLAKCGQYANDVQFILRRTGPSMAERPSSEGAPQAPERTFIRASLPIKPRLTSIDGPRSREPKKSMTFSLGPTGSSDLFTVSRWRHQTRDGLDLEAGGVVQPSKEELFRRVLQQQEQLHSLEAHRDTLEMDLRLWERSRLAGQENEILYLEQVVRRNETELGEEEFWQSELRLEKECERERQERVRSLRASLEEYTQRIYELSVRTEALQEEIQWEMAERAKRGKEISMPSPIELEDMATKMKRDLEAKVKQGTQLESNLASVEKALEEAEKNLQAQTQELEELNKELRQCNLQQFIQQTGATVTVLQARSEEDAQPEPSPCELPAYRRNGGFSPTAGTDLPPQVSTKQLLGHPRTLPEPLVSSLNPEGAYVPLGPWERELLCRGWVGRGERLLLPKMGCREQACAGGGRPELFIDAIRKRKAHTLAVSAVLPGAHTLAAWLSALPGAVEDGSHLLSCHSVSPRVKALLS, from the exons atggagctgAAGGTCTGGGTGGATGGGATCCAGAGGGTCGTGTGTGGAGTCTCGGAGCAAACCACCTGCCAAGAAGTGGTCATCGCCCTGGCACGGGCCATTG GTCAGACGGGCCGCTATGTGCTGGTGCAGAAGCTGCGGGAGAAGGAGCGGCAGCTGCTGCCGTTGGAGTGTCCCCTGGAGTCGCTGGCCAAGTGTGGGCAGTATGCCAACGACGTGCAGTTCATCCTGCGGCGGACGGGCCCCAGCATGGCCGAGCGGCCCTCCTCGGAGGGTGCTCCCCAGGCTCCCGAGAGGACGTTCATCCGGGCCAGCTTGCCCATCAAGCCCAGGCTCACCAGCATAGATGGACCCCGTTCCAGGGAGCCCAAAAAATCCATGACCTTCAGCCTGGGTCCTACAGGCTCCAGCGACCTGTTCACCGTCAGCCGATGGAGGCACCAAACACGGGATGGGCTAGACTTGGAGGCTGGTGGTGTTGTCCAGCCCTCCAAGGAGGAGCTTTTTAGGagagtgctgcagcagcaggagcagctgcattCCTTGGAGGCCCATAGGGACACCCTAGAAATGGACCTACGGCTCTGGGAGCGCAGCCGGCTTGCTGGGCAGGAGAATGAGATCCTCTATCTGGAGCAAGTGGTGCGGAGGAATGAGACGgagctgggtgaggaggagTTCTGGCAGAGTGAGCTCCGGCTGGAAAAGGAGTGCGAGCGGGAGCGACAGGAGCGAGTGAGGAGCCTGCGGGCCAGCCTGGAGGAGTACACCCAGAGGATCTATGAGCTGAGTGTCCGGACTGaagccctgcaggaggagatcCAATGGGAGATGGCTGAGAGGGCCAAGAGGGGGAAGGAGATCTCTATGCCCAGCCCCATAGAGCTGGAGGACATGGCCACCAAAATGAAAAGGGACTTGGAGGCCAAGGTCAAGCAAGGCACCCAGCTGGAAAGCAACTTGGCCAGTGTGGAGAAGGCCCTGGAGGAAGCTGAAAAGAACCTGCAG GCCCAGACCCAAGAGCTGGAGGAGTTAAATAAGGAGCTGAGGCAGTGCAATTTGCAGCAGTTTATTCAGCAGACGGGGGCCACGGTGACCGTCCTGCAGGCCCGGTCCGAGGAGGACGCCCAGCCGGAGCCGAGCCCGTGCGAGCTGCCAGCCTACCGGAGAAACGGAG GTTTTTCTCCCACCGCTGGTACAGACTTGCCTCCCCAGGTCAGCACCAAGCAGCTCCTTGGCCATCCCAGGACCCTGCCGGAGCCCCTGGTGTCCAGCCTGAACCCCGAGGGTGCGTATGTCCCACTGGGGCCCTGGGAGcgtgagctgctctgcagaggatgGGTAGGAAGAGGGGAGAGGCTTTTGCTGCCCAAAatgggctgcagagagcaagCGTGTGCTGGTGGTGGGAGGCCAGAGCTATTTATAGATGCCATTAGGAAGCGCAAAGCTCACACTCTGGcagtctctgctgtgctgccaggggctcacacactggcagcctggctctctgccctgccaggagctgtggagGATGGTTCTCATCTCCTTTCCTGCCACTCTGTATCCCCCAGGGTTAAGGCCTTGCTCAGTTAG
- the RASSF7 gene encoding ras association domain-containing protein 7 isoform X4: protein MELKVWVDGIQRVVCGVSEQTTCQEVVIALARAIGQTGRYVLVQKLREKERQLLPLECPLESLAKCGQYANDVQFILRRTGPSMAERPSSEGAPQAPERTFIRASLPIKPRLTSIDGPRSREPKKSMTFSLGPTGSSDLFTVSRWRHQTRDGLDLEAGGVVQPSKEELFRRVLQQQEQLHSLEAHRDTLEMDLRLWERSRLAGQENEILYLEQVVRRNETELGEEEFWQSELRLEKECERERQERVRSLRASLEEYTQRIYELSVRTEALQEEIQWEMAERAKRGKEISMPSPIELEDMATKMKRDLEAKVKQGTQLESNLASVEKALEEAEKNLQVFLPPLVQTCLPRSAPSSSLAIPGPCRSPWCPA, encoded by the exons atggagctgAAGGTCTGGGTGGATGGGATCCAGAGGGTCGTGTGTGGAGTCTCGGAGCAAACCACCTGCCAAGAAGTGGTCATCGCCCTGGCACGGGCCATTG GTCAGACGGGCCGCTATGTGCTGGTGCAGAAGCTGCGGGAGAAGGAGCGGCAGCTGCTGCCGTTGGAGTGTCCCCTGGAGTCGCTGGCCAAGTGTGGGCAGTATGCCAACGACGTGCAGTTCATCCTGCGGCGGACGGGCCCCAGCATGGCCGAGCGGCCCTCCTCGGAGGGTGCTCCCCAGGCTCCCGAGAGGACGTTCATCCGGGCCAGCTTGCCCATCAAGCCCAGGCTCACCAGCATAGATGGACCCCGTTCCAGGGAGCCCAAAAAATCCATGACCTTCAGCCTGGGTCCTACAGGCTCCAGCGACCTGTTCACCGTCAGCCGATGGAGGCACCAAACACGGGATGGGCTAGACTTGGAGGCTGGTGGTGTTGTCCAGCCCTCCAAGGAGGAGCTTTTTAGGagagtgctgcagcagcaggagcagctgcattCCTTGGAGGCCCATAGGGACACCCTAGAAATGGACCTACGGCTCTGGGAGCGCAGCCGGCTTGCTGGGCAGGAGAATGAGATCCTCTATCTGGAGCAAGTGGTGCGGAGGAATGAGACGgagctgggtgaggaggagTTCTGGCAGAGTGAGCTCCGGCTGGAAAAGGAGTGCGAGCGGGAGCGACAGGAGCGAGTGAGGAGCCTGCGGGCCAGCCTGGAGGAGTACACCCAGAGGATCTATGAGCTGAGTGTCCGGACTGaagccctgcaggaggagatcCAATGGGAGATGGCTGAGAGGGCCAAGAGGGGGAAGGAGATCTCTATGCCCAGCCCCATAGAGCTGGAGGACATGGCCACCAAAATGAAAAGGGACTTGGAGGCCAAGGTCAAGCAAGGCACCCAGCTGGAAAGCAACTTGGCCAGTGTGGAGAAGGCCCTGGAGGAAGCTGAAAAGAACCTGCAG GTTTTTCTCCCACCGCTGGTACAGACTTGCCTCCCCAGGTCAGCACCAAGCAGCTCCTTGGCCATCCCAGGACCCTGCCGGAGCCCCTGGTGTCCAGCCTGA
- the RASSF7 gene encoding ras association domain-containing protein 7 isoform X2, producing MELKVWVDGIQRVVCGVSEQTTCQEVVIALARAIGQTGRYVLVQKLREKERQLLPLECPLESLAKCGQYANDVQFILRRTGPSMAERPSSEGAPQAPERTFIRASLPIKPRLTSIDGPRSREPKKSMTFSLGPTGSSDLFTVSRWRHQTRDGLDLEAGGVVQPSKEELFRRVLQQQEQLHSLEAHRDTLEMDLRLWERSRLAGQENEILYLEQVVRRNETELGEEEFWQSELRLEKECERERQERVRSLRASLEEYTQRIYELSVRTEALQEEIQWEMAERAKRGKEISMPSPIELEDMATKMKRDLEAKVKQGTQLESNLASVEKALEEAEKNLQAQTQELEELNKELRQCNLQQFIQQTGATVTVLQARSEEDAQPEPSPCELPAYRRNGGFSPTAGTDLPPQVSTKQLLGHPRTLPEPLVSSLNPEVVSTRQSIWR from the exons atggagctgAAGGTCTGGGTGGATGGGATCCAGAGGGTCGTGTGTGGAGTCTCGGAGCAAACCACCTGCCAAGAAGTGGTCATCGCCCTGGCACGGGCCATTG GTCAGACGGGCCGCTATGTGCTGGTGCAGAAGCTGCGGGAGAAGGAGCGGCAGCTGCTGCCGTTGGAGTGTCCCCTGGAGTCGCTGGCCAAGTGTGGGCAGTATGCCAACGACGTGCAGTTCATCCTGCGGCGGACGGGCCCCAGCATGGCCGAGCGGCCCTCCTCGGAGGGTGCTCCCCAGGCTCCCGAGAGGACGTTCATCCGGGCCAGCTTGCCCATCAAGCCCAGGCTCACCAGCATAGATGGACCCCGTTCCAGGGAGCCCAAAAAATCCATGACCTTCAGCCTGGGTCCTACAGGCTCCAGCGACCTGTTCACCGTCAGCCGATGGAGGCACCAAACACGGGATGGGCTAGACTTGGAGGCTGGTGGTGTTGTCCAGCCCTCCAAGGAGGAGCTTTTTAGGagagtgctgcagcagcaggagcagctgcattCCTTGGAGGCCCATAGGGACACCCTAGAAATGGACCTACGGCTCTGGGAGCGCAGCCGGCTTGCTGGGCAGGAGAATGAGATCCTCTATCTGGAGCAAGTGGTGCGGAGGAATGAGACGgagctgggtgaggaggagTTCTGGCAGAGTGAGCTCCGGCTGGAAAAGGAGTGCGAGCGGGAGCGACAGGAGCGAGTGAGGAGCCTGCGGGCCAGCCTGGAGGAGTACACCCAGAGGATCTATGAGCTGAGTGTCCGGACTGaagccctgcaggaggagatcCAATGGGAGATGGCTGAGAGGGCCAAGAGGGGGAAGGAGATCTCTATGCCCAGCCCCATAGAGCTGGAGGACATGGCCACCAAAATGAAAAGGGACTTGGAGGCCAAGGTCAAGCAAGGCACCCAGCTGGAAAGCAACTTGGCCAGTGTGGAGAAGGCCCTGGAGGAAGCTGAAAAGAACCTGCAG GCCCAGACCCAAGAGCTGGAGGAGTTAAATAAGGAGCTGAGGCAGTGCAATTTGCAGCAGTTTATTCAGCAGACGGGGGCCACGGTGACCGTCCTGCAGGCCCGGTCCGAGGAGGACGCCCAGCCGGAGCCGAGCCCGTGCGAGCTGCCAGCCTACCGGAGAAACGGAG GTTTTTCTCCCACCGCTGGTACAGACTTGCCTCCCCAGGTCAGCACCAAGCAGCTCCTTGGCCATCCCAGGACCCTGCCGGAGCCCCTGGTGTCCAGCCTGAACCCCGAGG TTGTATCAACCAGGCAGAGCATCTGGAGGTAG